A genomic stretch from Plasmodium cynomolgi strain B DNA, chromosome 8, whole genome shotgun sequence includes:
- a CDS encoding hypothetical protein (putative) — protein sequence MEEEKVHASCEVLYNNGKGELYVTNRYLVYISEHTKKEKTQSNSLFLIDDIDLKLCIFSWKKTEKSKKKSKTRFTFAITNKKNNFCFHDYNHTESFIFEFFYDRDNSNICQIINTLNKDNIKNHIYIEFNLHLIRDQYKVYEESFGALTKSESKGIAEDQKGDQPIDHVSIEHIPTNQSAPSHFVKNANDEPFGEDKDIATKGDSVIRTRDHRSDKNGESSQSEDNDHNERSGLSEDNAKENESLISLHKMFETDAQLKSLYQMCIQNNILTEKEFYKIHKSDIYEYRNISSSAEEGILKEPLFITEEQKMAKSVEINKQISRVILSENKELKKLYDYYMANNILSESKFWFFLFNNKYSHLFFYDKNEKDIMGNKNFFSIKGDQQNRAAGVGTDTAGDRTDDRRDVTRTTDDDDDDDDGEEEDNTYYRNLSLSYDMDNPNQDIKGTLEKCILKEYLSTKSYKKKNILFNNNYYFNEESAQGFGLFTNERYSKGSNSHNLLINKFNNYCIGMIKDRKFTFDTFYEDLKNRIEDTDLNPMKEKKELQFQIEKKKTNPCDSEADNEESAQLADRLNQKFATLLDQLNTFKQHTGRKNYSDLYNIGGFPGSGSRRLLFVSNTKKCQSNQSMLIGTIEYEQHILDIVKDYHVKVNYLLNLFYTSCIPEQAKRNKILQNLSKIKEEIQAKQEEYNSVLIMGKPLLIHLFEQISICKKFNEKLDRYIQEKRKKA from the exons atggaggaagaaaaagtccATGCCTCGTGCGAAGTGCTGTACAATAACGGGAAGGGGGAGCTGTACGTTACAAACAGATACCTGGTGTATATCTCTGAGCatacgaaaaaggaaaagaccCAAAGCAACTCCCTTTTCCTTATTGATGATATTGATTTAAAGCTATGTATATTCAGTTGGAAGAAAACGGAAaagtccaaaaaaaaaagtaaaacccGATTCACATTTGCCATAacgaacaagaaaaataatttctgttTTCATGACTATAACCACACGGagtccttcatttttgagTTCTTCTATGATCGAGACAATAGCAATATATGTCAGATTATCAACACGCTCAATAAGGACAACATAAAGAATCACATCTACATAGAGTTTAACTTGCACTTAATTAGAGACCAATACAAAGTATATGAGGAGTCCTTTGGGGCACTCACAAAATCTGAATCCAAAGGAATCGCAGAAGATCAAAAAGGGGATCAACCTATCGATCATGTTAGTATAGAACATATTCCCACAAATCAAAGTGCCCcctcccattttgtaaaaaatgcaaacgaTGAACCTTTCGGGGAGGACAAAGACATAGCAACTAAAGGGGACTCTGTCATAAGGACACGCGATCATAGGagtgacaaaaatggggagagtaGCCAAAGTGAGGACAATGACCATAACGAGCGAAGCGGTCTATCAGAAGATAACGCAAAGGAAAATGAGTCACTAATCAGCCTGCACAAAATGTTCGAGACAGACGCACAACTGAAGAGCCTGTACCAAATGTGTATCCAAAACAACATACTaacagaaaaagaattttacaaaatccACAAAAGCGACATATATGAGTATAGAAATATCAGCTCCAGTGCAGAGGAGGGAATTCTCAAGGAACCCTTATTCATAacggaggaacaaaaaatggccaAAAGCGTCGAAATCAACAAACAAATAAGTAGAGTGATTCTATCAGAGAACAAAGAGTTGAAGAAGCTGTACGATTATTACATGGCCAATAATATCCTGAGTGAAAGCAAATTttggttcttcctttttaacaacAAATATAGCCACTTATTCTTTtacgataaaaatgaaaaggacataatggggaataaaaatttcttctccATTAAGGGTGACCAACAGAATAGAGCAGCAGGGGTTGGTACGGATACAGCTGGGGATAGGACAGATGACCGGAGGGATGTAACCCGTACCAcggatgatgatgatgatgatgatgatggggaggaggaagataACACATATTACAGAAATCTGTCCTTATCATACGACATGGATAATCCAAATCAAGACATAAAAGGGACATtggaaaaatgcattttaaaGGAATACTTGTCTACCAAatcgtacaaaaaaaaaaacatcctttTTAACAACAACTACTATTTTAATGAAGAAAGTGCGCAGGGGTTTGGACTATTCACAAATGAGAGATATTCCAAAGGGAGCAACTCTCACAATCTCctaattaacaaatttaataattactGCATTGGGATGATAAAGGACAGAAAATTTACCTTCGATACTTTTTATGAAGATTTGAAAAACAGAATTGAGGACACAGATTTGAATCccatgaaggaaaaaaaagagttgcAATTtcaaatcgaaaaaaaaaaaacaaacccCTGTGATAGTGAGGCAGATAATGAAGAGTCGGCTCAGCTTGCGGATCGCctaaatcaaaaatttgcTACTCTCCTGGACCAGCTCAACACTTTTAAGCAGCACACCGGCAGGAAGAACTACTCCGACTTGTACAACATAGGTGGGTTTCCTGGGAGCGGCTCGA ggaGACTCCTGTTTGTCTCCAACACGAAGAAGTGCCAGAGCAACCAGTCCATGCTGATAGGCACGATCGAGTACGAGCAGCACATCCTCGACATTGTGAAGGACTACCACGTGAAAGTGAACTATTTGCTGAACTTGTTCTACACGTCGTGCATTCCGGAGCAGGCGAAGCGGAACAAGATCCTGCAAAATTTGTCCAAAATTAAAGAGGAGATACAAGCCAAGCAG GAGGAGTACAACAGTGTGCTTATCATGGGCAAGCCGCTGCTAATTCACCTCTTTGAACAAATAAGCATATGCAAGAAGTTTAACGAAAAGCTGGATAGGTACATCCaggaaaagaggaagaaggcaTGA
- a CDS encoding hypothetical protein (putative) yields the protein MNYRLKLLREEKGRLRIRGEESTPTNEMEEFNETLEGLEGKITEYEKQLALVRDEIKKYEQAIGEEDEQIKNLRKLECDMLEVINLTLDLISYKKQNEAEGDSHEPSLEKEPAEDANQGATNEASAVIGRTCSFIYESKKVYGLIQNVVKENDIEQLLINIFENNEQIMIPPKYVLMNEVLTESALAENNQFQALYKKDGLWYDCIVSKSMGDSFLVNYIGYNTSEYVKNDQENDSLKVQMRKKKKRIALKKKQKSELINKEYTNKTQQWRSFHEKAVSKSKHLLVAHKKVENIEYKNAPSSFTIRRKFDCNDNED from the exons ATGAACTATAGGTTGAAGCTTTTGCGAGAAGAAAAGGGTCGCCTTCGAATTAGAGGCGAAG AATCTACCCCAACAAATGAGATGGAGGAATTTAACGAAACGTTGGAGGGGTTAGAG GGCAAAATAACGGAGTATGAAAAACAGCTAGCCTTGGTACgagatgaaataaaaaaatatgaacaggcCATCGGAGAAGAAGACGAACAAATTAAGAATCTGAGGAAATTAGAATGTGACATGCTCGAGGTCATAAATTTGACTCTCGATTTGATTAGTTACAAAAAGCAAA ACGAAGCGGAAGGAGACTCACATGAACCGAGCTTGGAGAAAGAACCCGCAGAGGATGCAAACCAAGGTGCCACAAACGAAGCAAGTGCAGTCATTGGGAGAACATGTAGCTTCATCtatgaaagcaaaaaagtcTATGGACTGATCCAAAACGTCGTTAAAGAAAATGACATAGAACAActgttaataaatatatttgaaaacAATGAGCAGATTATGATTCCTCCAAAATACGTCCTCATGAACGAGGTACTCACGGAGTCTGCTCTCGCGGAGAACAACCAGTTCCAGGCCCTCTACAAGAAGGACGG CCTCTGGTACGACTGCATCGTCTCGAAGAGCATGGGTGACTCGTTCCTCGTCAACTACATCGGATACAACACAAGCGAGTACGTAAAGAACGACCAG GAAAACGACTCTTTAAAAGttcaaatgagaaaaaagaaaaaaagaatagctctcaaaaaaaaacaaaaaagtgaattgATAAATAAAGAGTATACAAATAAAACGCAGCAGTGGAGATCGTTTCACGAAAAGGCTGTCAGCAAAAGCAAACACCTGCTCGTGGCTCATAAGAAGGTGGAAAATATAGAATATAAAAACGCGCCTTCCAGTTTCACCATCAGGAGGAAGTTCGACTGCAATGATAATGAGGACTGA